The Vitis riparia cultivar Riparia Gloire de Montpellier isolate 1030 chromosome 10, EGFV_Vit.rip_1.0, whole genome shotgun sequence genome includes a region encoding these proteins:
- the LOC117924068 gene encoding pentatricopeptide repeat-containing protein At1g50270 — protein sequence MPKLATLRHSILCCFHKCGTFDHLNQTTSILFTSGLAHHTFFLSDLLRSATKDLGYTLLLFDRLATPYILLWNTIIRGFSASSQPQMVLVAYSRLRNHGVIPDRHTFPLLLKAFSKLRNENPFQFYAHIVKFGLDFDAFVQNSLVSAFAHCGYVDCSRRLFIETAKKDVVSWTALINGCLRNGRAVEALECFVEMRSSGVEVDEVTIVSVLCAAAMLRDVWFGRWVHGFYVESGRVIWDVYVGSALVDMYSKCGYCDDAVKVFNEMPTRNLVSWGALIAGYVQCNRYKEALKVFQEMIIEGIEPNQSTVTSALTACAQLGSLDQGRWLHEYVDRSKLGLNSKLGTALVDMYSKCGCVDEALLVFEKLPAKDVYPWTAMINGLAMRGDALSSLNLFSQMIRSRVQPNGVTFLGVLSACAHGGLVDEGLELFRLMICDYRLEPNVDHYGCMVDLLGRAGRLEEAIKFIESMPMEPTPGVWGALFSGCMIHKAFELGEHIGNHLIKLQPHHSGRYILLANLYSRCQKWEAAANVRRLMKGKGVDKSPACSWIEVNGVIHEFIAFDKSHIESINVYMMLESVTAQLKLATYALGSNLLTFTIDGG from the coding sequence ATGCCTAAACTCGCCACCTTGCGCCACTCCATTCTTTGCTGTTTCCACAAGTGTGGTACCTTTGACCATCTCAACCAAACCACCTCTATCCTCTTCACTTCTGGCCTCGCTCACCACACCTTCTTCCTTTCCGACCTTCTTCGTTCTGCCACCAAAGACCTCGGTTATACTTTGCTCCTCTTTGATCGTCTCGCCACACCTTATATCTTACTATGGAACACCATCATCAGAGGCTTCTCTGCAAGCTCACAACCCCAAATGGTTCTCGTTGCATATTCAAGATTGCGAAACCACGGCGTCATTCCGGACAGGCACACCTTTCCCTTACTCCTCAAGGCCTTCTCTAAGTTGAGAAACGAAAACCCATTTCAGTTTTATGCTCATATCGTGAAATTCGGGCTGGATTTTGATGCTTTTGTGCAGAACTCGTTGGTTTCTGCTTTTGCTCATTGTGGTTATGTGGACTGCTCCCGTAGGTTGTTTATTGAGACTGCGAAGAAGGATGTGGTCTCTTGGACTGCTTTGATTAATGGATGCCTTAGAAATGGTCGTGCGGTGGAAGCATTGGAGTGTTTCGTGGAGATGAGGTCCAGTGGTGTCGAGGTTGATGAGGTGACCATTGTTAGTGTTCTCTGTGCGGCTGCAATGCTGAGAGATGTTTGGTTCGGTAGGTGGGTTCATGGGTTTTATGTTGAATCAGGGAGAGTCATTTGGGATGTCTATGTTGGTAGTGCCCTGGTTGACATGTATTCAAAGTGTGGCTATTGCGATGATGCTGTTAAAGTGTTCAATGAAATGCCTACTAGGAATTTGGTTTCTTGGGGTGCATTGATAGCCGGTTATGTGCAATGTAATAGATATAAGGAAGCACTGAAAGTTTTTCAAGAAATGATTATTGAGGGTATCGAGCCTAATCAATCCACCGTGACAAGTGCTCTGACTGCTTGTGCACAACTAGGGTCATTAGATCAAGGTAGGTGGCTCCATGAATATGTAGATAGGAGTAAATTAGGACTGAATTCGAAACTTGGGACAGCATTAGTAGATATGTATTCGAAATGTGGGTGTGTTGATGAAGCACTATTGGTCTTCGAGAAGTTGCCTGCCAAAGATGTCTATCCTTGGACTGCTATGATTAATGGGTTGGCAATGCGTGGAGATGCCTTAAGCTCCTTGAATCTTTTCTCACAAATGATTAGGAGCCGGGTTCAACCTAATGGAGTTACCTTTCTTGGTGTTCTTAGTGCTTGTGCTCATGGAGGCCTTGTGGATGAGGGACTGGAGTTATTTAGACTGATGATCTGTGATTATCGTTTAGAGCCTAATGTAGATCACTATGGTTGCATGGTTGATCTTCTAGGTCGGGCAGGGCGCTTGGAAGAAgcaattaaatttattgaaagcATGCCAATGGAGCCAACCCCTGGTGTATGGGGAGCACTGTTCAGTGGCTGTATGATTCACAAGGCTTTTGAGCTTGGGGAACATATAGGAAACCATCTGATCAAGCTACAACCTCATCATAGTGGTAGATATATTCTTTTAGCAAACTTGTACTCAAGATGTCAAAAATGGGAAGCAGCTGCTAATGTCAGGAGACTCATGAAAGGGAAAGGGGTGGATAAGTCCCCAGCATGTAGCTGGATTGAAGTGAATGGTGTAATTCATGAGTTCATCGCATTTGATAAATCACATATTGAATCAATTAATGTGTATATGATGTTGGAAAGTGTCACAGCCCAATTAAAACTTGCTACTTATGCTCTTGGCAGTAACCTATTGACATTTACCATTGATGGGGGATGA